One stretch of Akkermansia massiliensis DNA includes these proteins:
- a CDS encoding metallophosphoesterase: MPFSVRILRLFGTLLLGVCALGVAGITWAYLIEPNLLFVRKVDYRVPQWNGRGKPVKVVIAGDLHLMPTAFDEVRALRYVRRIMQLQPDLILLVGDYARGASRNASMSPAAAARLLRGLAAPCGVFAIQGNHDFTFGWDNWRKELTRAGITVLEDQSALVTFKDGRQLQLSGMLDTSRNSKKRLPKRQSPDIPHFLLSHRPEADHMLSHGDADIVISGHTHGGQIRLPFNLLWFEASPEHAQPYTYPWHISGGNTYLITKGLGTSTLPLRFNCPPEIYLLELH, translated from the coding sequence ATGCCCTTCTCCGTCAGAATACTCCGGCTTTTCGGCACCCTGCTGCTGGGCGTCTGCGCGCTCGGCGTAGCCGGCATTACCTGGGCGTACCTGATAGAACCCAATCTTCTGTTCGTCCGGAAGGTGGACTACCGCGTCCCCCAGTGGAACGGCCGCGGAAAACCCGTTAAAGTCGTCATTGCCGGAGACCTTCACCTGATGCCCACGGCCTTTGATGAAGTGAGGGCGCTGCGCTACGTCCGGAGAATCATGCAGCTTCAGCCGGACTTGATCCTGCTGGTAGGGGATTATGCCCGCGGCGCCAGCAGAAACGCCAGCATGAGCCCCGCCGCGGCCGCCCGGCTGCTGCGGGGGCTGGCAGCGCCCTGCGGCGTCTTCGCCATCCAGGGGAACCATGACTTCACCTTCGGCTGGGACAACTGGCGCAAGGAACTGACCCGGGCCGGCATCACGGTGCTGGAAGACCAAAGCGCGCTTGTCACGTTCAAGGACGGCAGGCAGCTCCAGCTATCCGGAATGCTGGACACCTCGCGCAATTCCAAAAAACGGCTCCCCAAGCGCCAGTCCCCGGATATACCCCATTTCCTGCTTTCCCACCGTCCGGAAGCGGATCACATGCTTTCCCATGGGGACGCGGACATCGTCATCAGCGGCCATACCCACGGCGGCCAGATACGCCTTCCCTTCAATCTCCTGTGGTTTGAAGCCAGCCCGGAACACGCCCAGCCCTACACCTACCCCTGGCATATTTCCGGCGGCAACACCTATCTGATTACCAAGGGGCTGGGAACCAGCACGCTCCCCCTCCGCTTCAACTGCCCTCCGGAGATCTATCTGCTGGAACTGCACTGA
- the truB gene encoding tRNA pseudouridine(55) synthase TruB: MQAPSGVLLIDKAQDMTSHDVVAIARRSLGIKKIGHCGTLDPMATGLLMLVVGKATKLQDKLMCEHKEYAGTLTLGVETSSQDAMGEVVAEYSVDGVTEQAVREAFDRFDGAFEQIPPMVSAIKKDGVPLYKLARKGQEVVREPRPVEVFGHQISRVAVPEVDFTVQCSKGFYVRSYAYDIGKALGCGAHLSALRRIRSGSFTLERAVTVDTLKTAPREELFRAMLSLEELADILIAR; the protein is encoded by the coding sequence ATGCAAGCTCCCTCGGGCGTCCTGTTGATTGACAAGGCGCAGGACATGACCTCCCACGACGTGGTGGCGATTGCGCGCCGCTCCCTGGGGATTAAGAAGATCGGCCACTGCGGCACGCTGGACCCCATGGCTACGGGGCTGCTGATGCTGGTGGTGGGAAAGGCGACCAAGCTTCAGGACAAGCTGATGTGCGAACACAAGGAATACGCCGGAACCCTGACGCTGGGAGTGGAGACCTCTTCCCAGGACGCCATGGGGGAAGTGGTGGCGGAGTATTCCGTGGACGGCGTGACGGAACAGGCCGTGCGCGAGGCGTTTGACCGGTTTGACGGCGCTTTTGAGCAGATTCCCCCGATGGTTTCCGCCATTAAAAAGGACGGCGTCCCGCTGTACAAGCTGGCCCGCAAGGGGCAGGAAGTTGTGCGGGAGCCGCGGCCCGTGGAGGTGTTCGGCCATCAAATTTCCCGCGTGGCCGTTCCGGAAGTGGACTTTACCGTTCAATGCTCCAAGGGTTTTTACGTGCGTTCCTATGCGTATGACATCGGGAAGGCGCTGGGCTGCGGAGCGCATTTGAGCGCCCTCCGGCGCATCAGGTCCGGTTCTTTTACGCTGGAGCGCGCCGTTACGGTGGATACCCTGAAAACCGCCCCCAGGGAAGAGCTGTTCCGGGCCATGCTTTCCCTGGAGGAGCTGGCGGACATTCTGATTGCCAGGTAG
- a CDS encoding AEC family transporter — translation MDTGSIILTSFLSTIPVYLFFATGFYLRHKQVIQADHDAPIMRIAMDVAYPCLVFHSIMKYMVLSGNETLSSVSFSLQAIAAGALELLLGIASAWLVAKMLRMRIGTGLRTFTLTAGVQNYAFFVIPIIQMLFTASNDPTLGVLFVHNVGCELVVWSIGVIIIAGGPGNLNMGVFFRGPLLAVIVGLALAWSGLGTYVAQPPLMKTFEMIGNCATPLCLILFGCSMRDLWHNMKWEPKPIICGLLTRLGLAPALLLLMAYFLPVDDYIKRVIIIQAAIPSAVIPVILAKRFGGHPDLGTQILLTTTVASFLTLPCWLALGSSLVVPLY, via the coding sequence ATGGACACCGGTTCCATCATCCTCACTTCCTTCCTCTCCACCATTCCCGTTTATCTTTTCTTCGCCACGGGTTTCTATCTGCGCCACAAGCAGGTCATCCAGGCGGACCATGACGCGCCCATCATGCGCATCGCGATGGATGTGGCCTATCCCTGCCTCGTCTTCCACAGCATCATGAAGTACATGGTGCTCTCCGGGAATGAAACGCTCAGCAGCGTTTCCTTTTCCCTCCAGGCTATTGCAGCCGGAGCGCTGGAACTTCTGCTGGGCATCGCGTCCGCATGGCTGGTCGCCAAAATGCTGCGCATGCGCATCGGCACGGGCCTGCGCACCTTCACCCTGACGGCGGGGGTGCAGAACTACGCCTTTTTCGTCATTCCCATTATCCAGATGCTGTTCACGGCCAGCAATGACCCCACGCTGGGCGTCCTTTTCGTCCACAACGTGGGGTGTGAACTGGTCGTATGGAGCATCGGCGTCATCATCATCGCAGGCGGTCCGGGCAACCTGAACATGGGCGTCTTCTTCCGCGGCCCCCTGCTGGCGGTCATCGTGGGCCTGGCACTCGCCTGGTCCGGCCTGGGAACCTATGTAGCCCAGCCGCCTCTCATGAAAACCTTTGAAATGATCGGCAACTGCGCCACGCCCCTGTGCCTGATCCTGTTCGGCTGTTCCATGAGAGACCTGTGGCACAACATGAAGTGGGAGCCCAAACCCATCATCTGCGGTCTGCTGACGCGCCTGGGACTGGCTCCGGCGCTGCTGCTCCTGATGGCCTATTTCCTGCCGGTGGACGACTATATCAAGCGCGTCATCATCATCCAGGCGGCGATTCCCTCCGCCGTCATCCCGGTCATTCTGGCCAAACGCTTCGGCGGCCATCCCGACCTGGGCACCCAAATCCTGCTGACCACTACCGTGGCTTCCTTCCTTACGCTGCCCTGCTGGCTGGCTCTGGGTTCCTCACTGGTCGTACCGTTGTATTAA
- a CDS encoding class I SAM-dependent methyltransferase gives MIEIESNKQAWGKISEEHYHHFKALLSDDNLHLNYYIQEELGDISGKEIIHLQCNTGADTLILAKTAKSVVGVDLVPDNIFFANKLAGDLNFKNVKFIEADIMTLSKVHGEKYDIVFTSEGVLGWLPDLNVWANTIRSLLKDNGYLYVFDSHPFFLSFDESKLDKEVFEIKYPYFSKIPSVDSSIGGYACEPKDGVKSYFWMHTVSDIINSLTRAGLHIEYFNEHAENFYDSGNMQASSSKKGLYAYSCNRDKYPMSFSLKASAYPAK, from the coding sequence ATGATTGAAATTGAATCTAACAAGCAGGCTTGGGGTAAAATATCAGAAGAGCATTATCATCACTTTAAAGCTTTACTAAGTGATGATAATCTTCACTTGAACTATTATATACAGGAAGAACTGGGTGACATATCAGGCAAGGAAATAATCCATTTACAGTGTAATACCGGTGCAGATACATTGATACTTGCCAAAACAGCTAAAAGCGTGGTCGGGGTAGATTTAGTTCCTGACAACATATTTTTTGCAAATAAACTTGCCGGCGATCTTAATTTTAAAAACGTAAAATTCATTGAAGCCGACATCATGACTTTATCAAAAGTTCATGGTGAAAAATACGATATTGTCTTTACCTCGGAGGGAGTATTGGGATGGCTTCCCGATTTGAATGTATGGGCGAATACCATTCGCAGTCTTTTAAAGGATAACGGCTATTTGTATGTATTTGATTCACACCCATTTTTTCTTTCCTTTGATGAGAGCAAACTGGACAAGGAAGTTTTCGAGATTAAATATCCCTATTTCAGTAAAATTCCCTCTGTGGATAGTTCCATCGGCGGATACGCCTGTGAACCGAAAGATGGCGTAAAATCCTATTTCTGGATGCATACGGTTTCGGATATTATTAATTCATTGACGAGGGCCGGTCTGCACATTGAATATTTTAATGAACATGCTGAAAACTTTTATGATTCTGGAAATATGCAGGCTTCTTCTTCAAAGAAAGGGCTATATGCGTATAGCTGCAACAGGGACAAGTATCCCATGTCATTTAGCTTGAAAGCATCTGCATACCCTGCAAAATGA
- a CDS encoding DHH family phosphoesterase produces MEDWKHCPEFAPLADLFRRHDSFAVIAHVHPDGDAIGSTLALGEALKQMGKKVVMMNEDGVPSNLAFMPGVENIIPTPDEPVDVEVAVSVDNGAFKRLGERSLKALAGVKVWANIDHHQTNELFGDVQCVLPDECATGAVLYYFFKYLGVPVTPIMRDALYVAVSTDTGSFQYQMTTAAVMELAADLIRMGVDVQDINRQLYQEKPWVKMQLMREALNGMRLTPDGRICTFCLTNEAKARIGSRPEDTEGLIDLLRSVQGVWLAAYLEEAEDDPRIRISLRSKTPEISVAELASRFGGGGHAMAAGVRIRGPIEEVRLTILKAMQEEVERVLQQQIS; encoded by the coding sequence ATGGAAGATTGGAAACATTGTCCCGAATTTGCGCCTTTGGCGGACCTGTTCCGCAGACATGACAGCTTTGCGGTAATTGCGCACGTGCATCCGGACGGTGACGCCATCGGTTCCACGCTGGCGCTGGGGGAAGCCCTGAAGCAGATGGGCAAGAAGGTGGTGATGATGAACGAGGACGGCGTGCCTTCCAATCTGGCCTTTATGCCGGGCGTGGAAAATATCATCCCCACGCCCGATGAGCCGGTGGACGTGGAAGTGGCCGTTTCCGTGGACAACGGCGCGTTCAAGAGGCTGGGCGAACGCAGTCTGAAGGCCCTGGCGGGAGTGAAGGTGTGGGCGAACATCGACCACCACCAGACTAATGAATTGTTCGGGGACGTGCAATGCGTTCTGCCGGACGAGTGCGCCACGGGTGCGGTGCTGTATTATTTTTTCAAGTATCTGGGCGTTCCCGTTACCCCGATAATGCGTGACGCCCTATACGTGGCCGTCAGCACGGATACGGGTTCCTTCCAGTACCAGATGACGACGGCGGCCGTGATGGAGCTGGCCGCGGATTTGATCCGGATGGGCGTTGACGTCCAGGACATCAACCGCCAGCTTTACCAGGAAAAGCCCTGGGTGAAGATGCAGCTGATGCGCGAGGCTCTGAACGGCATGAGGCTGACGCCGGACGGCAGGATTTGCACGTTCTGCCTGACGAATGAGGCGAAGGCACGGATCGGCAGCCGTCCGGAGGACACGGAAGGCCTGATCGACCTTTTGCGTTCCGTGCAGGGAGTCTGGCTGGCCGCTTATCTGGAGGAGGCGGAGGACGATCCCCGTATCCGCATTTCCCTGAGGTCCAAGACCCCTGAAATATCCGTGGCGGAGCTTGCCTCCCGTTTTGGAGGCGGCGGACATGCCATGGCCGCCGGAGTGCGCATCAGGGGACCCATTGAAGAAGTGCGCCTCACCATCCTGAAGGCCATGCAGGAGGAAGTGGAACGCGTGCTCCAACAGCAGATTTCATGA
- a CDS encoding SIR2 family protein gives MMTTSTNTKSTLRKNAVLFGNGLIRTLGSPSSIDLLKETVCPPCNGGEGCKQDIYCPFRDQGDYLPFPLIYEYLILKKQKRHPEADMGKVSSDVRDRLKKKLEEFTPQKYPGSVLHQLAALPIDDYLTTNYDTFLVQILESQHYKTSQRRNSETKYSIRRHVCMEKERRSLRIWNIHGTYNEKPSSFTIQYGYEHYCGCIGKIDSYLKGTYTYWVQKQKKEIAGIPEKLRKPQLQLEESWIDLFFFSNVYIMGLNLSSEEIDLLYILNLRSRWLRDSKKARCIQNRIVFYGQPAKAMKALLEEFDVEVCSSSPTPPGKNAKGTDYEKYYRAVLRDIQYRIKQAH, from the coding sequence ATGATGACTACTTCCACCAATACCAAATCCACCCTCAGAAAGAACGCCGTCCTGTTTGGCAACGGTTTGATCCGCACACTGGGAAGCCCAAGCAGCATTGACCTGCTCAAGGAAACCGTCTGCCCTCCCTGCAACGGCGGTGAAGGCTGCAAGCAAGACATCTATTGCCCGTTCAGAGACCAGGGGGACTATCTGCCTTTTCCCCTGATTTACGAGTATTTGATCCTGAAAAAACAAAAACGGCATCCGGAAGCCGACATGGGCAAAGTATCCTCCGATGTGCGTGACCGGCTCAAGAAGAAACTGGAAGAGTTCACCCCGCAGAAATATCCCGGCTCCGTTTTACACCAGCTTGCCGCCCTTCCAATAGACGACTATCTGACCACCAATTACGACACGTTCCTGGTGCAGATCCTGGAATCACAGCATTACAAGACAAGCCAGCGCCGGAATTCGGAAACCAAATACAGCATCCGCCGCCATGTCTGCATGGAGAAGGAACGCCGCTCCCTCCGCATCTGGAACATTCACGGCACCTATAATGAAAAACCCTCCTCCTTCACGATTCAATACGGGTATGAGCACTATTGCGGCTGCATCGGTAAAATTGACAGCTATTTAAAGGGAACCTACACTTACTGGGTCCAAAAACAGAAAAAAGAAATAGCGGGCATCCCGGAAAAGCTGCGCAAGCCGCAGCTTCAACTGGAGGAATCATGGATTGACCTGTTTTTCTTTTCCAACGTTTACATCATGGGGCTGAATCTTTCTTCGGAAGAAATAGACCTGCTGTACATCCTGAACCTCCGGTCACGATGGCTGCGCGATTCAAAAAAGGCGCGCTGCATCCAAAACCGCATCGTTTTCTACGGCCAGCCCGCCAAAGCCATGAAAGCCCTTCTGGAAGAATTTGATGTGGAGGTTTGCTCTTCTTCGCCCACGCCTCCCGGAAAAAACGCGAAAGGTACGGATTACGAGAAGTATTACCGGGCGGTTTTACGTGATATCCAGTACAGAATAAAACAGGCACATTAA
- a CDS encoding aspartate 1-decarboxylase, with the protein MLVEQLKSKIHRAMITRGDVQYEGSIEIPADLMAAVDLWPGEKVLVASVTSGNRLETYALQGPAGTGNIIMNGGAAHLIKTGERVVIMSFALSDKPIVPKKIVCNEHNEIIS; encoded by the coding sequence ATGTTGGTTGAGCAGTTAAAATCAAAAATCCATCGCGCCATGATTACCCGTGGCGATGTTCAATATGAAGGCAGTATTGAAATTCCTGCCGATTTGATGGCCGCTGTGGACCTGTGGCCCGGAGAAAAGGTCCTCGTGGCGTCCGTCACGTCCGGAAACCGTCTGGAAACGTATGCCCTGCAGGGGCCTGCCGGTACGGGGAACATCATCATGAACGGCGGCGCGGCCCATTTGATCAAGACGGGCGAACGGGTGGTTATCATGAGCTTTGCCCTGTCGGACAAGCCCATCGTTCCCAAGAAAATCGTTTGCAACGAGCATAACGAAATCATTTCCTAG
- a CDS encoding type II secretion system protein, with protein MKAPFLNRKSKGFTLIELLVVIAIILTLAGIAMTVVNGVMEKSRVTTARSDCNGLQTAVENYMLDNGRVPVAWSGREMAKQARKDGQYYMTTAVDDDSRIMSILTNYMDRGDEDRKLNPKKTAYFNTTTTDVEGSPGLFFESRGRVGLMDPWESPYHIILNANPDDRTPRVQVGSRMVTKNVAVYSVGKDKQGSTEDGHINNPEMTEDNVTSW; from the coding sequence ATGAAGGCACCTTTTTTGAACCGTAAATCCAAGGGATTCACGTTGATTGAATTGCTTGTGGTGATCGCCATTATCCTGACGCTGGCCGGCATTGCCATGACGGTGGTGAACGGCGTGATGGAAAAATCACGGGTTACCACGGCGCGGAGCGATTGCAACGGTTTGCAGACAGCCGTTGAGAACTACATGCTGGACAACGGCCGCGTTCCCGTAGCCTGGAGCGGACGGGAAATGGCCAAGCAGGCCCGCAAGGACGGACAGTATTACATGACGACCGCCGTGGACGACGACAGCCGCATCATGAGCATCCTGACCAACTACATGGACCGCGGGGATGAAGACAGGAAGCTGAATCCCAAGAAAACGGCCTATTTCAACACCACGACCACGGATGTGGAAGGTTCTCCCGGCCTGTTCTTTGAAAGCCGTGGCCGCGTGGGCCTGATGGACCCGTGGGAATCCCCCTACCACATCATTTTGAATGCCAATCCCGACGACCGCACCCCCCGCGTCCAGGTCGGTTCCCGCATGGTGACCAAGAACGTGGCCGTTTACAGCGTCGGCAAGGACAAGCAGGGCAGCACGGAGGATGGCCACATCAACAATCCGGAAATGACGGAAGACAACGTGACTTCCTGGTAA
- a CDS encoding 3-deoxy-7-phosphoheptulonate synthase → MNWFKTDDVRIQDIEPLISPAILIKDYPATTEIAKMVATTRKNAENIISGHDDRLLVVVGPCSIHDPQAAVDYASRLKEQMARFEKDLVIIMRVYFEKPRTTVGWKGLINDPFMNHTFDINRGLHMARGLLLRLGDMGIPAATEFLDTITPQYIADLITWGAIGARTTESQVHRELASGLSMPVGFKNGTSGSLQIAVDAIISSSCPHCFLSVTKQGVSAIVSTTGNKSCHLILRGSSLGPNFDDEHVKEAAEALQKAGINNRIMVDCSHGNSCKDYRKQPAVAASIAEQISDGSDQVVAVMIESNIVEGAQPLSSDLVYGKSITDQCIGWDSTVEVLENLAAAVRKRRAKRQEA, encoded by the coding sequence ATGAACTGGTTCAAAACAGACGACGTACGCATTCAAGACATCGAGCCCCTGATTTCCCCCGCCATCCTGATCAAGGATTATCCGGCGACCACGGAAATCGCCAAAATGGTGGCTACGACCCGCAAGAATGCGGAGAACATCATTTCCGGCCACGACGACCGCCTGCTGGTGGTGGTGGGGCCGTGCTCCATCCATGATCCCCAGGCCGCAGTGGACTATGCCTCCCGCCTGAAGGAGCAGATGGCGCGCTTTGAAAAGGATCTGGTGATCATCATGCGCGTGTATTTTGAAAAACCCCGCACCACGGTGGGCTGGAAGGGCCTCATCAATGACCCGTTCATGAACCATACCTTTGACATCAACCGCGGCCTCCACATGGCCCGCGGGCTGTTGCTGCGCCTGGGTGACATGGGGATTCCCGCCGCCACGGAGTTCCTGGACACCATCACCCCGCAATATATCGCGGACCTGATTACGTGGGGAGCCATTGGCGCGCGCACCACGGAAAGCCAGGTGCACCGTGAACTGGCCTCCGGGCTTTCCATGCCCGTGGGATTCAAGAACGGCACCAGCGGCAGTCTCCAGATTGCCGTGGACGCCATCATTTCCTCCTCCTGCCCGCACTGCTTCCTTTCCGTGACCAAGCAGGGCGTTTCCGCCATCGTTTCCACCACGGGCAACAAATCCTGCCACCTGATTCTGCGCGGTTCCTCCCTGGGCCCGAATTTCGATGACGAACATGTGAAGGAAGCAGCGGAAGCCTTGCAGAAGGCCGGCATCAACAACCGCATTATGGTGGACTGCTCCCACGGCAACAGCTGCAAGGATTACCGCAAACAGCCGGCGGTGGCCGCCAGCATCGCGGAACAGATTTCCGACGGTTCCGACCAGGTGGTGGCTGTGATGATTGAGAGCAACATCGTGGAAGGGGCCCAGCCGCTGAGCTCCGACCTGGTGTACGGCAAGAGCATCACGGACCAGTGCATCGGCTGGGACAGTACGGTGGAAGTGCTGGAAAACCTTGCCGCCGCCGTCCGCAAGCGCCGTGCCAAACGGCAGGAAGCGTAA
- the ribF gene encoding riboflavin biosynthesis protein RibF: MVIYREFKELKGVSSPVHWAMGMFDGLHLGHAGVIAAAVEGAARDGGIAAVLTFRTHPLARVRPESVPPAIMAVDAEKFALMEELGVKMVLTLEFSSRLASMSPEEFIRELCASCRVAEIAVGEDWHFGRGRAGDVETLRLLSGRYGFRVTAVPPILRDGERVSSTRIREAVRAADFLQAAGMLGRPYRWRGPVIHGRQLGRLLDYPTANMKPGCGLQPPHGVYAVRARVNGAEYGGVANLGVRPTVEGEGGELLLETHLFGQPGDIYGQEMEVVPVRFLRAETKFPSLEELKSQLALDAAQAAEVLRRDK, translated from the coding sequence ATGGTCATTTACCGGGAGTTTAAGGAACTGAAGGGTGTTTCTTCCCCCGTGCACTGGGCCATGGGGATGTTTGACGGGCTGCACCTGGGGCATGCCGGAGTGATTGCCGCAGCGGTGGAAGGCGCGGCCCGTGACGGAGGCATTGCCGCCGTGCTGACGTTCCGCACTCATCCGCTGGCCCGTGTCCGCCCGGAAAGCGTGCCGCCTGCCATTATGGCGGTGGATGCGGAAAAGTTCGCCCTGATGGAAGAGCTGGGGGTGAAGATGGTGCTGACGCTGGAATTTTCCTCCCGGCTGGCTTCCATGAGCCCGGAGGAATTCATCAGGGAGCTCTGCGCCTCCTGCCGCGTGGCGGAGATTGCCGTGGGGGAAGACTGGCACTTTGGCCGAGGCCGCGCGGGCGATGTGGAAACCCTGCGCCTTTTGTCCGGCCGCTACGGGTTCCGGGTGACGGCCGTTCCGCCCATCCTGCGGGACGGGGAGCGCGTGAGCAGCACCCGGATTCGCGAAGCCGTGCGTGCGGCGGATTTTTTACAGGCGGCCGGCATGCTGGGCCGTCCCTACCGCTGGAGGGGCCCGGTGATTCATGGACGCCAATTGGGACGCCTGCTGGACTACCCCACGGCCAATATGAAGCCCGGCTGCGGGTTGCAGCCTCCTCATGGCGTTTACGCCGTACGCGCCCGGGTGAACGGCGCGGAATATGGGGGCGTCGCCAACCTGGGGGTGCGTCCCACGGTGGAAGGGGAGGGGGGGGAACTGTTGCTGGAAACGCATTTGTTCGGCCAGCCGGGGGACATTTACGGGCAGGAAATGGAAGTGGTGCCGGTCCGGTTCCTGAGGGCGGAAACCAAATTCCCCTCCCTGGAAGAACTGAAAAGCCAGCTTGCGCTGGACGCCGCCCAGGCCGCTGAGGTGTTGAGACGGGATAAGTAA
- a CDS encoding HAD family hydrolase, with product MIKLIAFDLDGTIGETVPMCIRAFEKAVSPYAGRTLSEREITQTFGLNEVGMIKMVAGEKWQEALHDFYPVYEKMHEECPEPYEGIRELINTLKKEGILIALITGKGEKSCRITLEQFGMQDLFCSVKTGAEDRPNKAEAIGELLHDCHLAKDEFYYVGDAVSDVTACRKAGVTCLSAAWGTTADIRGLEEANPSKVFFSIRDLSHFLLRTRENT from the coding sequence ATGATTAAACTGATCGCTTTTGACCTGGACGGGACGATAGGGGAGACGGTCCCCATGTGCATCCGGGCGTTTGAAAAAGCAGTTTCCCCCTACGCGGGCCGTACACTGAGCGAACGGGAAATTACGCAGACCTTCGGCCTGAATGAAGTAGGAATGATTAAAATGGTCGCCGGGGAAAAATGGCAGGAAGCCCTTCATGATTTTTACCCGGTTTATGAAAAGATGCATGAGGAATGCCCGGAACCGTATGAAGGCATTCGCGAATTGATCAACACCTTGAAAAAGGAGGGAATATTGATTGCCCTGATTACCGGAAAAGGAGAAAAGAGCTGCCGCATTACGCTTGAACAATTCGGCATGCAGGATCTGTTCTGCTCTGTCAAGACCGGCGCGGAAGACAGGCCGAACAAGGCGGAAGCCATTGGGGAACTGCTGCATGACTGCCACCTGGCAAAGGATGAATTTTATTACGTCGGGGATGCGGTATCGGATGTAACCGCCTGCAGGAAAGCGGGCGTGACCTGCCTGTCCGCCGCCTGGGGAACTACCGCGGACATCCGCGGCCTGGAAGAAGCCAACCCTTCAAAAGTATTTTTCAGCATCAGGGACCTGTCGCATTTCCTGCTCCGGACGCGGGAAAACACATAA
- a CDS encoding sugar O-acetyltransferase: protein MTELEKCMAGEWYDCHDPVFLEFKSKTHRLLMKYNSLPYDHKEEKRQVLKEMLGSIGAKVSIGHSFTCDYGRNIHIGNNVTVNTGCTFVDCNRITIGSNVLIAPNVQIYTATHPIELNERLTPVETAEGMEYIRHTFALPVTIEDGCWIGGGVIILPGITIGKGSVIGAGSVVTKNIPPDSLAAGNPCRVIRKINGNREQ from the coding sequence ATGACTGAACTGGAAAAATGCATGGCGGGCGAATGGTATGACTGCCATGACCCGGTATTTCTGGAATTCAAGAGCAAGACCCACCGGCTCCTGATGAAGTACAATTCCCTGCCTTACGACCATAAGGAGGAAAAGCGCCAGGTGTTGAAGGAAATGCTGGGCAGCATCGGCGCCAAAGTATCCATCGGTCATTCCTTCACCTGCGACTACGGGCGCAACATCCACATCGGGAACAACGTCACCGTCAATACGGGCTGCACGTTCGTGGACTGCAACAGGATCACCATCGGCAGCAATGTGCTCATCGCTCCCAATGTGCAGATTTACACCGCTACGCACCCCATTGAGCTGAATGAGCGCCTCACTCCCGTGGAAACGGCGGAGGGCATGGAATACATTCGCCATACCTTCGCCCTTCCGGTGACGATAGAAGACGGCTGCTGGATTGGCGGCGGCGTCATCATCCTGCCGGGAATCACGATCGGAAAAGGCAGCGTCATCGGCGCCGGAAGCGTGGTCACCAAAAACATTCCCCCCGACAGCCTGGCGGCGGGAAACCCCTGCAGGGTTATCCGTAAAATCAACGGGAATCGCGAACAATGA
- the secG gene encoding preprotein translocase subunit SecG, which yields MNLFLANSLNISIQLLFAVLVIVSLLLLGVVLMQRPKQEGLGAAFGAAITDQAFGARTTDVLKKATVYFGSAFMILCLVLGMLINRQHVKSSESLLSPEMMKAAAKQEASVPAKTPEELQQEELRRRAAEAEAASSQAPAPAVPEAPAPVSPEAPAPAN from the coding sequence ATGAACCTTTTTTTAGCAAATTCACTTAATATCAGCATTCAGTTACTCTTTGCCGTTCTGGTGATTGTGTCACTTCTCCTCCTGGGCGTGGTGCTTATGCAGAGACCCAAGCAGGAAGGGCTGGGAGCCGCTTTCGGCGCCGCCATCACGGACCAGGCCTTCGGCGCGCGGACTACGGATGTGCTGAAAAAAGCTACGGTGTACTTCGGCTCCGCCTTCATGATTCTTTGCCTGGTGCTGGGCATGCTGATCAACCGCCAGCACGTCAAGAGCTCGGAAAGCCTGCTGAGCCCGGAAATGATGAAGGCCGCCGCCAAGCAGGAAGCCTCCGTTCCCGCCAAGACGCCGGAAGAACTCCAGCAGGAGGAGCTGCGCAGGCGCGCCGCTGAGGCGGAAGCCGCTTCTTCACAGGCTCCGGCTCCCGCTGTGCCGGAAGCTCCCGCTCCTGTCTCTCCGGAAGCTCCCGCTCCCGCTAATTAA